A single region of the Maniola jurtina chromosome 6, ilManJurt1.1, whole genome shotgun sequence genome encodes:
- the LOC123866357 gene encoding uncharacterized protein LOC123866357 — MYKYFIICNIFFISIIRGKVIPPVNNTATILFPVVSPQSEKNDNPTYKLISEGGSITHNINAVTLPSNDLTLINLEKNVSVTKGTSVVARKGVTYEESGIKSHEDKLASEIHLPKVANNTNKLVELQKGTNATTLNITNIPNDVQKVNVTKIHKPLLVSSELLAKMDTINNVSIDENGPSIKAHVLKAGSHPGMILPIVITILVVPMFAVVAYMALKRGQEAWKNRHYKRMDFLLDGMYND, encoded by the coding sequence atgtataaatattttataatttgtaacatTTTCTTCATTTCCATAATTAGAGGGAAGGTTATACCCCCGGTTAATAACACTGCAACAATTTTATTTCCCGTTGTATCACCACAATCAGAGAAAAACGACAATCCAACGTATAAATTGATAAGTGAAGGTGGCTCAATAACACATAATATCAATGCAGTTACTTTACCTAGTAATGACTTGACTCTcataaatttagaaaaaaatgtaaGTGTTACTAAAGGAACATCTGTGGTTGCAAGAAAAGGAGTCACTTATGAAGAATCAGGCATCAAAAGTCACGAAGATAAATTAGCATCTGAAATTCATCTTCCGAAAGTAGCTAATAATACAAACAAACTTGTTGAATTACAGAAAGGCACAAACGCCACAACTTTAAACATCACAAACATtcctaatgatgtacaaaaagtGAATGTTACCAAAATACACAAGCCTTTATTGGTATCTTCTGAATTATTAGCAAAAATGGACACAATTAATAATGTGAGCATTGATGAAAATGGGCCTAGTATTAAAGCTCATGTGCTAAAAGCTGGTAGCCACCCTGGAATGATTCTTCCCATAGTGATAACAATTTTGGTTGTTCCCATGTTTGCAGTAGTGGCCTATATGGCACTTAAAAGGGGCCAAGAGGCTTGGAAAAATAGGCACTATAAACGGATGGACTTTCTTCTTGATGGAATGTACAATGACTAA